In Horticoccus luteus, the following proteins share a genomic window:
- a CDS encoding DUF4339 domain-containing protein translates to MVTQEFYIRSAEESEARGPFTLEQMTSLAETGQVTPETLFYDAGSEQWSAIKSNAELQTLLFPEKTKLKLRPQESFSALNTAPAAAAPITVDDMLAAAEGRTAETKDKSDPEIAMARAAKIGMWSAIVILLVSAAGEVLPAVDVIMAFTPAKLLAQPLVLLGLLDALLALLLMLGMVTLYPVVRFRAALGLGFIGFLFWAHGQSLPILLVAAASTGLFCCTLFVSVTAVIVVGLVGLAGAGALTYLLLTT, encoded by the coding sequence ATGGTCACGCAGGAATTCTACATCCGTTCCGCGGAGGAAAGTGAAGCCCGCGGACCGTTCACCCTCGAACAAATGACCTCCCTGGCCGAGACCGGCCAAGTGACGCCTGAGACGCTCTTCTACGACGCCGGCTCCGAACAATGGAGCGCCATCAAGTCCAACGCGGAACTTCAGACGCTGCTCTTCCCGGAGAAGACCAAACTGAAACTTCGCCCGCAGGAGTCGTTCAGCGCCCTGAACACCGCGCCGGCCGCGGCTGCGCCCATCACCGTCGACGATATGCTCGCCGCCGCCGAAGGTCGCACGGCCGAGACGAAGGATAAATCCGATCCCGAGATCGCCATGGCTCGCGCCGCAAAAATCGGCATGTGGTCCGCCATCGTCATCCTGCTCGTGAGCGCCGCCGGCGAAGTCCTTCCCGCGGTCGATGTCATCATGGCCTTCACGCCCGCCAAACTGTTGGCGCAGCCCCTCGTCCTCCTCGGCCTCCTCGACGCCTTGCTCGCGCTGCTGCTCATGCTCGGCATGGTGACGCTGTATCCTGTCGTCCGTTTTCGCGCCGCGCTCGGCCTCGGCTTCATCGGCTTCCTCTTTTGGGCGCACGGTCAGTCGCTGCCGATTCTCCTCGTCGCCGCGGCCTCCACCGGGCTTTTCTGCTGCACGCTTTTCGTGAGCGTCACCGCCGTCATCGTCGTCGGGCTGGTGGGTCTGGCGGGTGCCGGCGCTCTCACTTACCTGCTGCTCACGACCTGA